From the Heliangelus exortis chromosome 25, bHelExo1.hap1, whole genome shotgun sequence genome, one window contains:
- the UQCC2 gene encoding ubiquinol-cytochrome c reductase complex assembly factor 2, whose amino-acid sequence MAATRYRRFLKLCEEWPVEETKRQRDLGVFLRQRVAQAFREGENTQIADPETCDQMYESLVRIHTNYYKNKYPRLKDTNFTGVTVEDCKMILSTDILKQMENMKKGPWRKLREKFSAKKPEEDSQ is encoded by the exons ATGGCGGCCACCAGGTACCGGCGGTTCCTGAAGCTGTGTGAGGAGTGGCCGGTGGAGGAGACGAAGCGGCAGCGGGATTTGGGAGTTTTCCTGCGGCAGCGGGTGGCACAGGCGTTCCGGGAGGGGGAGAACACGCAG ATTGCTGACCCTGAGACCTGTGACCAGATGTATGAGAGCTTGGTGAGGATCCACACCAACTACTACAAGAACAAG TACCCACGCCTGAAAGATACCAACTTCACAGGAGTGACAGTGGAAGACTGCAAGATGATCCTGTCCACAG ACATTCtgaaacagatggaaaacatgaaaaaagggCCCTGgagaaaactgagagaaaagtTTTCTGCCAAGAAGCCTGAAGAGGATTCACAGTGA
- the IP6K3 gene encoding inositol hexakisphosphate kinase 3 isoform X3 yields MASPSLQAESCARLEKAIGDTSVTIWHKWAASTEHTLVTWSHTQLTKTFKESCPGKVLLRTDLQYHPDSLLEDAKGKQGERNSYNPWGLHCHRQHLTRMSSKHNENKLHQFLLLENVVSKYNFPCILDLKMGTRQHGDDASEEKKARHIKKCEQSTSASLGVRICGMQVYQADTGHFLCKDKYYGRKLSPEGFRQTLQQFLCNGNHLRIDLLEPIILRLKALLAVIRKQSSYRFYSSSLLIIYEGQEQKENSASLDNHLHFPKPSYPSRVDVRMIDFAHTTFKGSKCEHDGPDQGYIFGLENLIRILQNISENK; encoded by the exons ATGgccagccccagcctgcaggcagagagctgtgccaggctggAGAAAGCCATCGGGGACACCTCGGTGACAATCTGGCACAAGTGGGCTGCCAGCACCGAGCACACCCTGGTCACCTGGAGCCACACTCAGCTCACCAAAACCTTCAAAGAGAG CTGCCCGGGGAAGGTGCTCTTGAGGACAGACCTTCAGTACCACCCAGACTCACTTTTGGAAGATGCaaaagggaagcagggagaaaggaacAGCTACAACCCCTGGGGACTGCACTGTCACAGGCAGCACCTCACCCGCATGTCCTCCAAGCACAATGAGAACAAACTCCATC AGTTTCTCTTGCTGGAGAACGTGGTCTCCAAATACAACTTCCCCTGCATCCTGGACCTCAAGATGGGAACCAGGCAGCACGGGGATGATGCCTCAGAGGAGAAGAAAGCCCGGCACATCAAAAAGTGTGAGCAGAGCacctcagcatccctgggagtTCGGATCTGTGGGATGCAG GTTTACCAAGCAGACACAGGtcattttctctgcaaagaTAAATATTATGGCAGGAAACTCTCCCCAGAGGGCTTCAGGCAAACCTTGCAGCAATTCCTCTGCAACGGGAACCACCTCCGGATCGACCTCCTGGAACCCATCATCCTGAGGCTGAAGGCTCTGCTGGCAGTCATCAGGAAGCAAAGCTCTTACAGGTTCTactccagctccctcctcaTCATCTACGAAGgccaagagcagaaggagaacTCGGCATCCTTGGATAATCACCTCCACTTCCCAAAACCAAGCTACCCCTCCAGGGTCGACGTCCGCATGATAGACTTTGCCCACACCACCTTCAAAGGCTCCAAGTGTGAGCACGATGGCCCAGACCAAGGGTACATTTTTGGCCTGGAGAACCTCATCAGAATCCTCCAGAACATCTCGGAAAACAAGTGA